One part of the Marinobacter sp. M3C genome encodes these proteins:
- a CDS encoding UxaA family hydrolase, which produces MSIDFVVHDADDSVGVVVVEGIKAGQKLTGWVMHQDQTVIFEVRDSIPIGHKLAIRDLAEGDTVIKYGVDIGKTIKSINQGEHLHVHNVKTKRW; this is translated from the coding sequence ATGAGTATCGATTTCGTAGTGCACGACGCCGATGACAGTGTCGGTGTGGTCGTAGTAGAGGGCATTAAGGCGGGACAGAAACTGACGGGATGGGTTATGCATCAAGATCAGACTGTTATCTTTGAGGTTCGTGACTCAATCCCCATCGGCCACAAGCTGGCCATTCGTGATCTAGCCGAAGGTGATACCGTAATCAAGTACGGGGTCGACATTGGTAAAACAATTAAATCAATCAACCAGGGTGAGCATCTTCACGTCCACAACGTCAAAACAAAGAGGTGGTAA
- a CDS encoding enoyl-CoA hydratase/isomerase family protein has protein sequence MNTNELKAFLDSSFDGFEVHIEPTAERADIVLNRPPLNVIEMSQRDNLRAVFEALDLLPEVRVIVLRSVGQHFSSGGNIRGFLDASPEHVSKLADNVAAPARCSKPVIAANRGYTFGVGFELSLACDFRIASETTLYALPEQRLGQIPGSGGSARLQKTIGITRTKDMVMRAKRISGPQALEWGFVTECVADEELENATDALVKELRFFSPLAQRTAKRMINDNEDATLSVAIEMEGHCYSRLRCSEDFREGVEAFDEKRKPAFRGL, from the coding sequence ATGAATACGAATGAACTGAAGGCTTTCCTGGATTCCAGCTTCGATGGGTTCGAAGTCCACATAGAGCCTACCGCAGAGCGAGCGGATATTGTCCTTAACCGGCCACCTCTGAATGTAATAGAGATGAGCCAGCGAGATAACCTCCGTGCTGTTTTCGAAGCGCTCGATCTTCTTCCGGAAGTACGGGTCATCGTGTTGCGTAGCGTTGGTCAGCATTTCTCCAGCGGTGGCAACATCCGGGGCTTTCTTGACGCCTCGCCTGAGCACGTTTCGAAACTGGCCGACAACGTTGCCGCGCCAGCCCGGTGTAGCAAACCGGTGATAGCCGCTAATCGGGGCTATACCTTCGGGGTTGGCTTTGAGCTTTCCCTTGCCTGTGACTTTCGAATTGCCTCGGAAACCACCCTCTACGCGCTGCCAGAACAGAGGCTAGGTCAGATTCCTGGTTCTGGTGGTTCTGCTCGCCTACAAAAAACGATCGGGATTACCCGGACTAAAGACATGGTGATGCGGGCCAAGCGCATCAGCGGCCCGCAAGCCCTTGAGTGGGGGTTTGTTACGGAGTGTGTTGCTGACGAAGAATTGGAGAATGCGACAGATGCCCTGGTTAAGGAGCTGAGATTCTTTTCGCCGCTCGCTCAACGGACCGCCAAGAGAATGATTAATGATAACGAGGATGCCACGTTGTCAGTGGCCATTGAAATGGAAGGCCACTGCTATAGCCGGTTGCGTTGTTCGGAAGACTTCCGCGAAGGAGTAGAGGCATTTGATGAAAAGCGTAAGCCAGCATTTCGTGGCCTATAA
- a CDS encoding IS630 family transposase translates to MPAAEQLRARIILLSTEGLPGSVVGDRVGVTSETANKWRNRFKARWVAGLTDAPRTGRPRTINDQKVTDLINKTLREKPKNATHWSTNLMAKEAGLSAMSVSRIWRAFGLRPHLHDTFKLSTDPHFLAKVHDIVGLYMNPPTKAMVLCVDEKSQIQTCYQTQPALPLTFGYTETRTHGYVRHSTTTLLAALDIATGE, encoded by the coding sequence ATGCCTGCCGCTGAGCAGTTGCGAGCGCGCATCATTCTGCTAAGTACTGAAGGCCTTCCGGGCAGTGTGGTCGGTGACCGCGTTGGGGTGACCTCCGAAACGGCGAATAAGTGGCGAAACCGTTTCAAGGCGCGCTGGGTTGCAGGTCTGACCGATGCGCCCAGAACCGGCCGACCTCGAACCATAAATGATCAAAAGGTTACTGATTTAATAAATAAAACGCTCAGGGAAAAGCCAAAAAATGCCACCCACTGGTCGACTAACCTGATGGCAAAAGAGGCCGGACTGAGCGCTATGTCGGTGAGTCGAATCTGGCGGGCTTTTGGTTTGAGGCCGCATCTTCATGATACGTTCAAGCTGTCTACCGACCCCCATTTTTTAGCCAAGGTTCACGATATCGTTGGTTTGTACATGAACCCGCCAACGAAGGCGATGGTGCTGTGTGTTGATGAGAAAAGTCAGATACAAACTTGCTATCAAACTCAGCCTGCGCTTCCCCTAACCTTCGGGTACACGGAAACCAGAACACATGGTTACGTCCGACACAGCACCACAACGCTGTTGGCGGCACTTGATATAGCGACCGGGGAGTGA
- a CDS encoding AMP-binding protein, translated as MFDLGRSFLASVERRPQAIAVADGTLHKSYETWYYDIQSVARALEGFGLGKGDHLLVVMQNRWQMATLHWACQFAGIIVTPVNWRSTAQDIEFFIADTEARVIAYDESASEAVYASPSAQLLVHIIAGDVEDQSGHSFDSLLGGQGNTVLRATADDPSLMLYTSGTSGKPKGVPRLHRVERAAALAHVAQNLYRHDECTLGVMPLYHTMGVRSLLSMALIDGKFVCIPKFDPAATLDAIERERVSNLYLVPTLYHMLIEHADFASERVSSVEKLGYAGAPMSAGLIARVEEAFSPSLFVNHYGCSEIYTFTIDQDASAKPGSSGRAALNQRIRVVRVGTDSPDDVVPMGEEGEIIADMNGDEAFQGYWHRPDADQKSLKQGWYFTSDTGYFDVDGDLFVTGRVDDLIITGGENVSPAEIEDILSLHPQVEEVVVVGLPDERWGSIVTAFVKTRITIDEEELDRHCLERELARFKRPRRYFFVDEIPKSPVGKILRRVLREQDASPVTNLSTQ; from the coding sequence ATGTTTGATCTTGGTCGAAGTTTTCTGGCTTCTGTGGAGCGACGACCGCAAGCCATTGCGGTAGCGGACGGAACGCTACATAAGAGCTACGAGACTTGGTATTACGATATCCAGAGTGTTGCCAGGGCCCTGGAAGGGTTTGGTTTGGGTAAGGGCGATCATTTGCTCGTTGTTATGCAGAACCGATGGCAAATGGCCACACTGCATTGGGCTTGTCAGTTTGCCGGTATAATCGTCACACCCGTTAACTGGCGGTCCACAGCCCAGGATATCGAGTTCTTTATTGCCGATACCGAGGCGCGAGTTATCGCCTATGACGAGTCCGCAAGCGAAGCCGTGTACGCCTCACCTTCAGCTCAGTTGCTTGTACATATCATCGCGGGTGACGTAGAGGACCAGAGCGGACACAGTTTTGATAGCCTATTGGGCGGTCAGGGCAACACTGTCCTAAGGGCCACGGCTGATGATCCCTCACTGATGTTGTACACGTCGGGCACCAGCGGCAAACCCAAGGGTGTGCCTCGTCTGCACCGGGTCGAGCGTGCCGCAGCACTCGCCCACGTTGCGCAGAATCTGTATCGACACGACGAATGTACGCTGGGCGTTATGCCGCTTTACCATACGATGGGGGTGCGCTCTCTACTCTCCATGGCGTTGATTGACGGCAAGTTTGTCTGCATACCGAAGTTCGATCCTGCAGCAACGCTTGATGCTATCGAAAGAGAGCGTGTCAGCAATCTCTATCTGGTACCGACGCTTTACCACATGCTGATTGAACATGCTGATTTCGCGTCCGAGCGTGTCAGCAGTGTCGAGAAGCTAGGTTATGCAGGTGCTCCAATGAGTGCCGGTCTGATCGCGCGGGTAGAAGAGGCATTCAGTCCCAGCCTGTTTGTGAACCATTACGGCTGTTCCGAGATCTACACCTTTACCATCGATCAGGATGCCAGCGCTAAGCCAGGTTCTTCGGGGCGTGCTGCTCTTAATCAGCGTATCCGGGTGGTTCGGGTTGGTACGGACTCGCCGGACGATGTCGTGCCAATGGGTGAGGAGGGCGAGATTATTGCCGACATGAACGGTGATGAAGCCTTTCAGGGATATTGGCACAGACCAGATGCAGACCAGAAATCGCTGAAGCAGGGTTGGTATTTCACCAGCGATACAGGTTATTTCGACGTTGATGGCGACCTCTTCGTCACCGGCAGGGTTGATGACCTGATCATCACTGGGGGCGAAAACGTCAGCCCGGCAGAGATTGAAGACATTTTGTCTCTGCATCCGCAGGTGGAGGAAGTCGTCGTGGTCGGTCTGCCTGACGAGCGCTGGGGGAGCATCGTCACCGCTTTTGTCAAAACTCGAATCACAATCGACGAAGAAGAACTCGACCGCCACTGTCTCGAACGCGAGTTGGCCAGGTTCAAGCGGCCCCGTCGTTACTTTTTCGTTGATGAAATTCCCAAGTCCCCGGTGGGCAAGATACTTCGCCGTGTCTTGCGAGAGCAAGATGCCTCCCCGGTTACCAATCTGTCTACACAATAG
- a CDS encoding AraC family transcriptional regulator: MSHALRIFHGAFGRVALLGMDESLVPHAHSECHILLKASGNDTFFSVRNKLQPLTDKTAVLINAWEPHSYDHREGANDTVILALYINPSWLALHKQTLALSGRPDFFSQPCIDLTPSLRAQADILISEILSFDTVRPQLLESLLFDLMISLIEGHSDLQHLTRFRLHAAGRFHDARIRKAKELILNSPQVDLDMEAIARQCGLSRAHFFVLFKKTTGMTPQMLANIGKMQMAFQWLSDSRSCTLGNLSDSLGFSSQGHFTRFFRRHIGAAPSQYHRSIDICRSESPNIGNIEIS; encoded by the coding sequence ATGTCACATGCTCTCCGAATTTTCCATGGAGCATTTGGGCGCGTTGCATTGCTTGGTATGGATGAGTCGCTCGTGCCCCATGCTCACTCAGAATGTCATATTCTTTTGAAAGCATCGGGAAACGATACTTTTTTTTCTGTCCGAAATAAACTTCAGCCACTGACCGACAAAACGGCAGTGCTGATCAATGCGTGGGAGCCGCACTCTTACGACCACCGTGAAGGGGCCAATGACACGGTAATTTTAGCCTTGTACATTAATCCAAGTTGGCTCGCGCTTCACAAACAGACACTGGCTCTGAGTGGCCGTCCTGACTTCTTTTCCCAGCCGTGCATTGATCTTACGCCGTCACTCCGTGCCCAAGCTGATATCCTGATATCTGAAATTTTGTCCTTTGACACTGTGCGTCCTCAGCTGCTGGAAAGCCTCCTTTTTGATCTTATGATTAGCCTAATAGAGGGTCATTCGGATCTGCAGCACTTAACTCGGTTTAGGCTGCATGCAGCAGGGCGTTTTCATGATGCGCGCATCCGAAAGGCGAAAGAACTCATACTTAACAGTCCGCAAGTTGACTTGGATATGGAAGCGATCGCCCGCCAATGTGGCTTGTCCCGAGCACATTTTTTTGTTCTTTTTAAAAAAACGACTGGAATGACACCACAAATGCTTGCGAACATTGGCAAAATGCAAATGGCCTTCCAGTGGTTGTCAGATAGTCGCTCGTGCACTCTCGGTAATCTTTCTGATTCTCTTGGGTTTTCCAGCCAAGGGCATTTCACCCGATTCTTCCGAAGGCATATCGGTGCGGCACCAAGCCAGTACCACAGATCAATTGATATTTGCCGTTCAGAATCTCCCAATATTGGAAATATTGAGATATCCTGA
- a CDS encoding (2Fe-2S)-binding protein: protein MHLKTDELCRVIFTLNGRERSGYAEPRTLLSDFLRHQLGATGTRVGCEHGVCGACTVLVDGRSSRSCLMLAVQAEGKKLQTIESLASADTLNDLQQAFRKHHALQCGFCTAGILMSSTEFLANVPNPTEPQVRDMLSGHLCRCTGYTGIVNAVLEVAEARSHEVSRPSNKQLENNNV from the coding sequence ATGCATCTCAAGACTGATGAGCTCTGTCGTGTGATCTTCACGCTCAATGGACGCGAGCGCAGCGGTTACGCCGAACCACGCACTCTACTCAGTGATTTTTTGCGCCACCAACTGGGTGCAACTGGCACCCGAGTGGGCTGTGAGCATGGGGTGTGTGGTGCCTGCACGGTACTGGTTGATGGTCGTTCCAGTCGTTCGTGCCTCATGTTAGCTGTACAAGCCGAAGGCAAGAAATTGCAGACAATTGAGTCTCTAGCCTCGGCCGATACGCTGAATGATCTCCAACAAGCCTTTCGCAAACATCATGCCTTGCAGTGCGGTTTCTGTACAGCGGGCATCCTGATGTCTAGTACGGAATTTCTGGCGAATGTGCCGAACCCCACTGAGCCCCAGGTGCGGGACATGTTGTCCGGACACCTATGTCGATGCACCGGTTACACCGGCATCGTTAATGCCGTTCTCGAGGTAGCTGAAGCGCGTAGCCACGAGGTTTCAAGACCATCCAACAAACAACTGGAGAACAATAATGTTTGA
- a CDS encoding benzoate/H(+) symporter BenE family transporter — MRDKVMQSQVLEDSNSSDAIDASTPWLKSLRQSLNVKSVSAGVVAALFGCSGPALIVISAAEAGNLSDGQTVAWLLAIYFVGGLISLIMALRYRQPITGAYSIPGAAIMIGALATIPFTEAVGAFIMSGAIVLLLGVSGVVGRIMNWLPMPIVMAMIAGALIRFGTGAVQAVESMPLIAGAAAAAFFLSARLTKAIPPVLTAAIVGFGIALATGSIQPADVDIAFVAPELTMPTFTLNGLLAIAIPLAALVIGAENAQATGVLLVEGYRPPVNAMTTISGIGGMTAGVIGGHNANIAGPMTAICSSEQAGDDKSKRYGATVVNGVLFCAFGLFAGAAVPFILALPKALIGSIAGLAMIGVLIAAFQQAFSKAAGYQIGAMVALLVAMSGISLFGISAPFWALVFGILVSQLLSEKPAVEKSN, encoded by the coding sequence ATGAGAGACAAAGTCATGCAAAGCCAAGTTCTCGAAGACTCGAATAGCTCTGACGCAATTGATGCATCCACCCCTTGGCTGAAAAGCCTAAGGCAATCTTTGAATGTCAAGTCGGTCAGCGCCGGCGTGGTCGCTGCATTATTTGGCTGTTCCGGGCCAGCGCTAATTGTTATCAGTGCTGCGGAGGCAGGAAATCTTAGCGATGGCCAGACTGTGGCCTGGTTGCTTGCCATCTACTTTGTTGGAGGCCTGATCAGCCTCATTATGGCGCTGCGCTATCGACAGCCGATCACTGGGGCGTACTCAATTCCTGGTGCGGCTATTATGATTGGAGCTCTCGCGACCATACCCTTCACAGAGGCTGTAGGCGCTTTCATCATGAGCGGTGCGATCGTTCTTCTGCTTGGAGTGAGCGGTGTTGTTGGTCGTATTATGAACTGGCTGCCGATGCCAATTGTCATGGCAATGATTGCAGGAGCTTTGATCCGATTTGGTACCGGAGCAGTTCAGGCGGTTGAAAGCATGCCACTGATCGCCGGTGCAGCGGCGGCGGCCTTTTTCCTCTCTGCTCGTTTAACCAAGGCAATACCGCCGGTGCTGACGGCCGCTATCGTTGGGTTTGGTATTGCCCTGGCCACGGGCTCCATTCAGCCGGCCGATGTGGATATTGCCTTCGTCGCACCTGAGCTGACAATGCCAACCTTTACCCTGAATGGGTTGCTTGCCATTGCTATTCCTCTGGCGGCTTTGGTTATCGGTGCAGAAAACGCCCAAGCTACCGGTGTTCTGTTGGTTGAAGGCTATCGGCCACCGGTCAACGCAATGACAACTATCAGCGGTATTGGCGGTATGACTGCAGGGGTTATTGGTGGTCATAATGCCAATATTGCCGGTCCGATGACGGCTATCTGTTCATCCGAACAGGCGGGTGATGACAAGAGCAAGCGTTATGGGGCAACGGTGGTCAATGGCGTTTTGTTCTGTGCCTTTGGACTCTTTGCCGGCGCTGCGGTTCCCTTCATCCTTGCCCTGCCTAAGGCGCTGATAGGGTCAATCGCTGGCCTGGCCATGATCGGTGTCCTGATCGCGGCGTTCCAACAAGCCTTCTCCAAAGCGGCGGGTTACCAAATCGGCGCTATGGTTGCGCTACTGGTAGCGATGAGTGGTATTAGCCTCTTTGGCATCAGTGCTCCTTTCTGGGCATTGGTTTTCGGGATTCTAGTATCCCAGCTGCTTTCAGAAAAGCCAGCTGTCGAGAAGTCAAACTAA
- a CDS encoding FAD binding domain-containing protein has translation MKPASFDYIRPSTRREACELLHEYGDDARVIAGGQSLMAVLNMRFAQPKVLIDIAGIRDLHYIERRADHLAVGAGITQAELLEYPNLKEEVPLLAQALPFIGHAQTRNRGTVCGSIAHADPSAELPLCLTALAGEVVLEARKGKTRRVPSNEFFQGVLTTAKRPGELVTEVRFPLQRQGETYRFHETSMRHGDFAIVALAAVIQGDRADLTVGGVADRPVRRSLSLSDDLSSALNDFAWSLNAQDDAHASAVYRRHLVRELGARLIKESFVQEENSHASQD, from the coding sequence ATGAAACCTGCATCTTTTGACTATATTCGCCCCAGTACTCGCCGAGAGGCCTGCGAGCTGTTACATGAATATGGCGATGACGCCCGGGTCATTGCTGGCGGGCAGTCATTGATGGCTGTGCTGAACATGCGGTTCGCCCAGCCCAAGGTGTTAATCGATATTGCCGGGATTCGAGATCTGCACTACATCGAGCGCCGCGCTGATCACTTGGCAGTTGGTGCCGGCATTACCCAGGCCGAACTGCTGGAGTATCCCAATCTCAAGGAGGAAGTGCCGCTTCTGGCACAGGCTCTGCCCTTTATCGGCCATGCCCAGACTCGTAATCGGGGCACAGTGTGCGGATCGATAGCCCACGCAGACCCCAGTGCCGAACTTCCGTTATGCCTGACTGCCTTGGCAGGGGAAGTCGTACTTGAGGCCCGCAAAGGGAAGACGCGCCGGGTGCCATCTAACGAGTTCTTTCAGGGCGTGCTAACCACTGCAAAACGTCCCGGCGAACTAGTCACGGAAGTACGCTTTCCGCTCCAGCGCCAGGGAGAAACTTATCGTTTCCATGAGACATCTATGCGGCATGGCGACTTTGCAATTGTCGCTCTGGCGGCTGTGATTCAGGGGGATCGGGCCGATCTGACGGTAGGCGGTGTTGCTGATCGGCCGGTTCGCCGGAGCCTGTCTTTGAGCGACGACCTGAGTTCTGCACTCAATGACTTTGCCTGGTCACTCAACGCCCAGGACGATGCCCACGCCTCTGCGGTTTATCGCCGCCACCTGGTAAGAGAGCTTGGTGCCCGACTCATCAAAGAATCATTTGTTCAAGAGGAGAATTCCCATGCATCTCAAGACTGA
- a CDS encoding ISNCY family transposase, with translation MRETRNAQASIFEEYSNHEYGVRLRKLSEVLDRQPEILELVAADLIDVSVSAVGRTGLSAESVLRCLVLRQQLGFSYEQLAFHLSDSVTYRTFTRLPAHLSPSRSCLQSTIRSIQPETLERAHQVLTRNLLDTGMASLDKLRIDSTVVASNIAPPSDSQLLNDGVRVIRRLLAKSKIETGLKVCFTDKRKAAKSLAFRIFNAKKATKDELYPDLLKIARLVLKQADRGRQQIIQGAEASASCQKWLDALAHYRELTWQVIEQTERRVIHGERVPSADKIVSLFEPHTDIIVKGFRDVQYGHKINLSSEVRGFITALTIEEGNPGDKTLFLPVLDFHQSVLGKLPRSVVADGGYASQANVAAGRAMGLKHVVFHKPVGVSLTAMGVKSKTFTALRHFRAGVEGNISELKRAFGATKAKWKGHDGFKAFVWASALSYNLVRLARLGPD, from the coding sequence ATGCGAGAGACCCGCAACGCTCAGGCCAGTATATTCGAAGAGTACTCGAATCACGAGTATGGCGTCAGACTCCGGAAGCTGTCGGAGGTTTTGGACAGGCAACCCGAGATTCTTGAGCTGGTGGCCGCAGATTTGATAGATGTGTCCGTTTCAGCCGTTGGGCGGACAGGTCTCAGCGCAGAGAGTGTTCTGCGTTGTCTGGTGTTAAGGCAGCAACTGGGTTTCAGCTATGAACAACTGGCGTTTCATTTGTCGGATTCGGTGACCTACCGAACCTTTACCCGATTGCCGGCTCACCTATCGCCCAGCCGGTCCTGCCTGCAGTCCACGATCCGCAGCATCCAGCCAGAAACCCTGGAACGGGCGCATCAGGTGCTGACAAGGAACCTGCTGGACACGGGTATGGCTTCACTGGATAAGCTGCGCATCGACAGCACGGTGGTGGCCAGCAATATTGCCCCACCCAGTGACAGCCAGTTGCTGAATGATGGCGTTCGGGTGATCCGTCGGCTGCTGGCAAAAAGCAAAATCGAAACCGGCCTGAAGGTCTGCTTTACCGACAAACGCAAAGCGGCAAAGTCACTGGCATTTCGCATATTCAACGCGAAAAAGGCGACCAAGGACGAACTCTATCCCGACTTGCTGAAGATCGCACGGCTGGTATTGAAGCAGGCGGATCGCGGACGCCAGCAGATTATTCAAGGGGCGGAAGCTTCCGCATCCTGCCAGAAATGGCTGGATGCTCTGGCGCACTACAGGGAGCTGACATGGCAGGTGATCGAGCAAACCGAGCGTCGCGTCATCCACGGTGAACGGGTTCCCTCTGCGGACAAGATCGTCAGCCTGTTCGAGCCGCACACCGATATTATCGTCAAGGGATTCCGCGATGTGCAGTACGGCCACAAGATCAACCTGAGCAGTGAAGTGAGAGGCTTTATCACCGCGTTAACCATCGAAGAGGGGAACCCCGGTGACAAAACGCTGTTCCTGCCGGTTCTGGATTTTCATCAATCCGTTCTGGGCAAGCTGCCTCGCTCCGTGGTCGCCGATGGCGGCTACGCCAGCCAGGCAAACGTCGCGGCCGGACGCGCCATGGGGCTTAAGCATGTAGTGTTTCACAAACCCGTTGGCGTATCGCTCACCGCCATGGGTGTAAAGTCGAAGACCTTTACCGCATTACGTCATTTTCGAGCCGGAGTCGAAGGCAATATCTCGGAGCTGAAAAGAGCCTTCGGAGCCACGAAAGCGAAGTGGAAAGGTCACGATGGCTTCAAGGCATTTGTCTGGGCCTCGGCGCTGAGCTACAACCTGGTACGGTTGGCGCGACTCGGTCCGGATTAG
- a CDS encoding UxaA family hydrolase: protein MELKGRKFMGYRRDNGRVGIRNHVIILPVDDISNAAAEAVANNIKGTMALAHPYGRLQFGADLDLHFRTLIGTGSNPNVAAVVVIGIEPGWTAKVVEGIKATGKPVIGFWIEQNGDHNTICSASKAAREYVQYATELQREECDVSELWVSTKCGESDTTSGCGANPTVGDAFDKLYDAGCTLVFGETTELTGGEHLVAARCATPEIREKFQAMFDRYAEVINRHKTSDLSESQPTKGNIEGGLTTIEEKALGNIQKIGHRCQVDGVLDKAETPDKPGLWFMDSSSAAAEMVTLCAASGYVAHFFPTGQGNVIGNPILPVIKICANPRTLRTMGEHVDVDVTGILKREINMQEAGDELLEMMFRTANGRNTAAEALGHREFVLTRLFESA from the coding sequence ATGGAACTCAAGGGACGCAAGTTCATGGGCTATCGTCGCGATAATGGCCGTGTAGGAATTCGTAACCACGTCATCATATTACCAGTGGACGATATTTCCAATGCCGCCGCTGAAGCAGTGGCTAACAATATTAAGGGTACTATGGCTCTGGCTCATCCTTATGGGCGCCTACAGTTCGGCGCTGATCTGGATCTACATTTTCGTACATTGATTGGCACTGGTAGTAACCCCAACGTCGCGGCTGTAGTGGTTATTGGTATCGAACCGGGTTGGACCGCCAAGGTTGTAGAAGGTATCAAAGCTACGGGCAAACCTGTGATCGGATTCTGGATCGAACAGAACGGCGACCATAATACCATATGTTCTGCTTCAAAAGCTGCTCGAGAATACGTCCAGTACGCCACCGAACTGCAGCGTGAAGAGTGCGATGTTAGCGAGCTCTGGGTGTCAACCAAGTGTGGTGAATCTGATACGACATCAGGATGTGGAGCAAATCCTACCGTTGGTGATGCCTTTGACAAGCTGTACGACGCGGGTTGTACATTAGTGTTCGGTGAAACTACAGAGTTGACCGGCGGTGAACATTTGGTGGCTGCTCGCTGTGCCACCCCTGAGATTCGCGAAAAATTTCAGGCAATGTTCGATCGCTACGCTGAAGTGATTAATCGCCACAAAACTAGCGACCTCTCAGAATCCCAGCCGACTAAGGGAAACATCGAGGGTGGGCTGACCACTATCGAAGAAAAAGCGTTAGGCAACATTCAAAAGATCGGCCACCGTTGCCAAGTCGACGGTGTACTTGATAAGGCAGAGACGCCGGATAAACCTGGCTTATGGTTCATGGACTCCTCATCTGCAGCTGCGGAGATGGTAACTTTGTGTGCGGCATCGGGCTATGTGGCGCACTTTTTCCCCACAGGACAAGGTAACGTCATTGGGAATCCCATTCTTCCAGTTATCAAGATTTGCGCTAATCCGCGTACCTTGCGCACGATGGGTGAGCACGTTGACGTTGATGTTACAGGTATTTTAAAGCGAGAAATCAACATGCAAGAAGCGGGTGATGAGCTTCTTGAAATGATGTTTCGTACTGCGAACGGGCGTAATACAGCGGCCGAAGCTTTAGGGCACCGCGAATTTGTGCTAACCCGGTTGT